The window GTTTTCGGGAAAAAACTTGGTTTCTAGGTGGGGCGCAGCAGGACTTTGCGCGCGCCGGGCCGGGCGGCGTGGTCGAAGGCGCGCAGACCGTCGCGCAGAAGGTATTCGGCGTCAATGAGCGGGCGCACCTGCACGCCCAGCCGCGCGGCCGTGTCGCCGCCCACGCTGGCTTCCAGCAAGCGCAACGCCGGCGCAAACGGCCCGCAGCGCGACCCCCGCACGGCGATCTCGCCCACGACCAGCTTGGTCAGGTTGACGTCGGCGTTGCCGTGGAAGGTGCTCTTGAGCACCAGCGTGCCCTGCGGCCGGACAATGCGCAGCGAATGGGCGAACCCGGCGTCGTTGCCCGTCGCCTCGACCACCAGATCGGCCGAATCATCCGGCTGTTCATCGACCAGCCCTGTCCGCAGCCCCAGCCGCGCCGGCAGCGCCAGCGATTCCGGCCGCCGCCCCAGCACGACCACGTCGCCCGCGCCGAGGGCCAGCACCTGGGCCACCAGCAAGCCCAACCGCCCCGGCCCGACCACCGCGATGCGGTCTGTCGGCCGCAGTTTGATCTGCTCACGAATGCGCAGCGCGGCGGCCAATGGCTCGGTGAAGACGGCTGCCTCGTCGGCCACGCTCTGCGGCACGGGCAACAGATTGACAACCGGCAATGTCACCAGGTCGGCAAAGACACCATCCCGGTTGTGGATGCCCAGCGTCGTGCGGTTGGGGCAGTGCTCCGGCCCCTCGCCCAGACAGACCCGGCAGCGCCGGCAGCCGATATTGATCGAGCCGACGACGCGCCGCCCAATCCATTCCGCCGTCTCGGCCGCGCCGGTGCGCTCCACGACGCCGACGAACTCGTGGCCCAGCACGCCGCTGAACCCGGCCACGTACCCCTTGACCATCTCCAGATCGGTCGAGCAAACGCCGGCCAGCGTGACGCGGATAAGCGCCTCGTCGGGGCCGGGCGTGGGCGCGGGCCAATCGGCCTGAAAGGCCAGGCAACCGGCATGGAGCGTCAGAGCTTGCATACTAGCTGGACGCCTGAGCCAACCGCGCCCGGCTGGCGACGCGCTCTTCCCAGGTCACCAGCAGCGGCACGGC is drawn from Candidatus Promineifilum breve and contains these coding sequences:
- a CDS encoding MDR/zinc-dependent alcohol dehydrogenase-like family protein, translated to MQALTLHAGCLAFQADWPAPTPGPDEALIRVTLAGVCSTDLEMVKGYVAGFSGVLGHEFVGVVERTGAAETAEWIGRRVVGSINIGCRRCRVCLGEGPEHCPNRTTLGIHNRDGVFADLVTLPVVNLLPVPQSVADEAAVFTEPLAAALRIREQIKLRPTDRIAVVGPGRLGLLVAQVLALGAGDVVVLGRRPESLALPARLGLRTGLVDEQPDDSADLVVEATGNDAGFAHSLRIVRPQGTLVLKSTFHGNADVNLTKLVVGEIAVRGSRCGPFAPALRLLEASVGGDTAARLGVQVRPLIDAEYLLRDGLRAFDHAARPGARKVLLRPT